One window of the Cataglyphis hispanica isolate Lineage 1 chromosome 13, ULB_Chis1_1.0, whole genome shotgun sequence genome contains the following:
- the LOC126854216 gene encoding ATP-dependent 6-phosphofructokinase isoform X3, whose translation MDSSMERQESSSSPEQFCDFRWKIPIQTFKEYCDTIMAEEMPVQKFIKPGSHKGKSIAVFTSGGDSQGMNAAVRAAVRMGIYLGCRVYFIREGYQGMVDGGKNIEEATWSAVSCIIHKGGTVIGSARSDEFRERSGRRKAAKNLVNLNITNLVVIGGDGSLTGANLFKDEWPELLKELVASGDITVEQSEKNKQLHIVGMVGSIDNDFCGTDMTIGTDSALHRIIESIDAIASTAYSHQRTFIMEVMGRHCGYLALVTAICCEADYVFIPEWPPEQGWPNKLCKKLLQERLTGQRLNIIIVAEGAVDRNGEPITAEKIHKVVVEKLQQDTRITVLGHVQRGGNPSAFDRVLGCRMGAEAVMALMEAAPETEAWVVTLDGNQAVRLPLMECVRRTKAVAQAMANKDWDLAVKLRGKGFERNLETYKMLTRLKAPDLDHTAKEINGRTLTKDRYTVGVMHIGSPSCGMNAAVRSFVRNCIYRGDKVYGICDGILGLLAGRLKLMEWPSVTGWVAEGGAKLGTKRTPPQEDQLPLIAQKLKEFGIQALLIIGGFEGYQTGLTFFKARDKYEEFRIPIAMIPATISNNVPGTEFSLGCDTALNEITEICDRIRQSAQGTKRRVFVIETMGGFCGYLATVAGLAGGADAAYIYEEKFNIKDLNQDVIAMAAKMSEGVERGLIIRNENANENYNTEFIYRLFSEEGKGLFSCRSNILGHMQQGGSPTPFDRNLGTKMGAKAVEWFSDQLRKCTSPDGKTVTTAADSAVMLGIIRRQYRFTPFTELIDVTDFEHRIPTYQWWMKLRPLLKVLAKHESTYEEEGLYITVEEMNQQKDPPLV comes from the exons ATGGATTCTTCGATGGAGCGACAAGAATCTTCATCGTCCCCCGAGCAATTTTGTGATTTCCGATGGAAGATACCTATACAG acTTTTAAAGAATACTGCGATACAATCATGGCTGAAGAGATGCCAGttcaaaagtttataaaaccTGGGAGTCATAAGGGTAAAAGCATCGCCGTGTTCACCAGCGGTGGCGATTCTCAAG gAATGAATGCTGCTGTACGAGCGGCTGTAAGGATGGGTATTTATCTTGGATGCAGGGTGTACTTTATCAGAGAAGGCTATCAAGGTATGGTAGACGGCGGAAAGAACATCGAAGAAGCCACTTGGTCGGCCGTGTCTTGCATCATCCACAAG GGCGGCACAGTAATAGGCTCTGCTCGAAGTGACGAATTTAGAGAGCGTTCTGGTCGTCGAAAAGCCGCCAAGAACTTGGTGAACCTGAATATAACCAATCTAGTAGTGATCGGTGGAGACGGTTCTCTCACAGGTGCCAATCTCTTCAAGGATGAATGGCCCGAACTTCTAAAGGAACTTGTCGCGTCTG GAGATATAACTGTCGAACAGAGCGAGAAGAACAAGCAGTTACACATTGTCGGAATGGTAGGTTCCATCGATAATGATTTCTGCGGTACGGATATGACGATTGGTACTGATTCAGCGTTGCATCGTATCATTGAAAGCATAGACGCTATAGCTAGTACAGCTTACTCTCATCAGAGAACGTTTATAATGGAAGTTATGGGTCGTCATTGTGG TTATCTGGCTCTGGTGACAGCTATATGTTGCGAAGCTGATTATGTTTTCATCCCAGAATGGCCACCTGAGCAGGGGTGGCCCAACAAGctgtgcaaaaaattattgcag gaaaGACTCACTGGTCAACgacttaatattattattgtggcTGAAGGTGCTGTTGACAGAAACGGTGAGCCAATTACAGctgaaaaaattcataaagtaGTCGTAGAAAAATTACAGCAGGATACAAGAATCACTGTTCTGGGCCATGTACAAAGAGGCGGCAATCCTTCAGCCTTTGATAGAGTTTTG GGCTGCCGGATGGGAGCTGAAGCTGTAATGGCTTTAATGGAGGCGGCACCCGAGACAGAAGCGTGGGTCGTAACGTTGGATGGTAACCAAGCAGTGAGATTACCACTCATGGAATGCGTTCGTCGTACGAAAGCTGTGGCGCAGGCTATGGCTAATAAAGATTGGGATCTTGCTGTGAAACTTCGAGGAAA ggGTTTTGAACGTAACTTGGAAACTTACAAGATGCTGACTCGTTTGAAAGCTCCGGATTTAGATCATACTGCAAAG GAAATTAATGGCCGCACATTAACGAAG GATCGCTATACAGTAGGAGTCATGCACATAGGATCACCGTCCTGCGGTATGAACGCAGCGGTTCGCTCTTTCGTGAGGAATTGTATCTATCGAGGTGATAAG GTATATGGTATCTGTGACGGAATCTTGGGTCTCCTGGCTGGTAGATTGAAATTGATGGAGTGGCCATCTGTCACCGGTTGGGTGGCGGAGGGTGGCGCGAAGTTGGGAACGAAGCGCACACCGCCCCAGGAAGATCAGTTACCCTTAATTGctcaaaaattgaaagagtTTGGAATACAGGCGCTACTCATCATAGGTGGATTCGAG ggTTATCAAACTGGTCTAACATTTTTCAAAGCGAGAGATAAATACGAGGAGTTCAGGATTCCTATTGCTATGATTCCTGCAACTATTAGCAACAATGTGCCAGGCACTGAATTTTCGTTGGGTTGTGATACAGCTTTGAATGAAATTACAGAA ATCTGCGATCGTATTCGACAATCGGCACAAGGTACCAAACGTCGTGTATTTGTCATCGAGACGATGGGTGGTTTTTGCGGATATTTAGCGACCGTCGCTGGACTAGCCGGCGGTGCCGACGCGGCTTATATCTACGAAGagaagtttaatattaaagatttgaaTCAAGATGTTATCGCAATGGCGGCGAAGATGTCGGAGGGTGTCGAGAGAGGCCTTATTATCAGGAATGAGAACGCCAATGAGAATTACAATacggaatttatttataggcTTTTTAGCGAAGAAGGAAAAGGTTTATTCAGTTGTAGAAGCAACATACTCG gaCACATGCAACAAGGTGGCTCGCCAACTCCCTTTGACCGTAACTTGGGAACAAAAATGGGTGCTAAGGCAGTTGAATGGTTTAGCGATCAGTTGAGAAAATGTACTAGCCCCGATGGCAAAACGGTTACTACAGCAGCTGATAGTGCGGTGATGCTTGGTATTATCAGACGTCAATATAGATTTACGCCGTTCACGGAGCTTATCGATGTTACGGATTTTGA acATCGTATTCCGACATATCAATGGTGGATGAAACTGCGTCCACTGCTGAAAGTATTGGCAAAGCACGAGTCGACTTACGAAGAGGAGGGTCTTTACATAACTGTTGAAGAGATGAACCAACAAAAGGATCCACCTCTTGTATGA
- the LOC126854216 gene encoding ATP-dependent 6-phosphofructokinase isoform X4, translated as MDSSMERQESSSSPEQFCDFRWKIPIQTFKEYCDTIMAEEMPVQKFIKPGSHKGKSIAVFTSGGDSQGMNAAVRAAVRMGIYLGCRVYFIREGYQGMVDGGKNIEEATWSAVSCIIHKGGTVIGSARSDEFRERSGRRKAAKNLVNLNITNLVVIGGDGSLTGANLFKDEWPELLKELVASGDITVEQSEKNKQLHIVGMVGSIDNDFCGTDMTIGTDSALHRIIESIDAIASTAYSHQRTFIMEVMGRHCGYLAIVAALSSEADYVFFPECPPPIDWPEKLCRKLEQERLTGQRLNIIIVAEGAVDRNGEPITAEKIHKVVVEKLQQDTRITVLGHVQRGGNPSAFDRVLGCRMGAEAVMALMEAAPETEAWVVTLDGNQAVRLPLMECVRRTKAVAQAMANKDWDLAVKLRGKGFERNLETYKMLTRLKAPDLDHTAKDRYTVGVMHIGSPSCGMNAAVRSFVRNCIYRGDKVYGICDGILGLLAGRLKLMEWPSVTGWVAEGGAKLGTKRTPPQEDQLPLIAQKLKEFGIQALLIIGGFEGYQTGLTFFKARDKYEEFRIPIAMIPATISNNVPGTEFSLGCDTALNEITEICDRIRQSAQGTKRRVFVIETMGGFCGYLATVAGLAGGADAAYIYEEKFNIKDLNQDVIAMAAKMSEGVERGLIIRNENANENYNTEFIYRLFSEEGKGLFSCRSNILGHMQQGGSPTPFDRNLGTKMGAKAVEWFSDQLRKCTSPDGKTVTTAADSAVMLGIIRRQYRFTPFTELIDVTDFEHRIPTYQWWMKLRPLLKVLAKHESTYEEEGLYITVEEMNQQKDPPLV; from the exons ATGGATTCTTCGATGGAGCGACAAGAATCTTCATCGTCCCCCGAGCAATTTTGTGATTTCCGATGGAAGATACCTATACAG acTTTTAAAGAATACTGCGATACAATCATGGCTGAAGAGATGCCAGttcaaaagtttataaaaccTGGGAGTCATAAGGGTAAAAGCATCGCCGTGTTCACCAGCGGTGGCGATTCTCAAG gAATGAATGCTGCTGTACGAGCGGCTGTAAGGATGGGTATTTATCTTGGATGCAGGGTGTACTTTATCAGAGAAGGCTATCAAGGTATGGTAGACGGCGGAAAGAACATCGAAGAAGCCACTTGGTCGGCCGTGTCTTGCATCATCCACAAG GGCGGCACAGTAATAGGCTCTGCTCGAAGTGACGAATTTAGAGAGCGTTCTGGTCGTCGAAAAGCCGCCAAGAACTTGGTGAACCTGAATATAACCAATCTAGTAGTGATCGGTGGAGACGGTTCTCTCACAGGTGCCAATCTCTTCAAGGATGAATGGCCCGAACTTCTAAAGGAACTTGTCGCGTCTG GAGATATAACTGTCGAACAGAGCGAGAAGAACAAGCAGTTACACATTGTCGGAATGGTAGGTTCCATCGATAATGATTTCTGCGGTACGGATATGACGATTGGTACTGATTCAGCGTTGCATCGTATCATTGAAAGCATAGACGCTATAGCTAGTACAGCTTACTCTCATCAGAGAACGTTTATAATGGAAGTTATGGGTCGTCATTGTGG GTATCTGGCTATTGTGGCTGCTCTATCTTCGGAGGCTGACTATGTTTTCTTCCCAGAATGTCCGCCTCCCATTGATTGGcctgaaaaattatgtagaaaattGGAGCAG gaaaGACTCACTGGTCAACgacttaatattattattgtggcTGAAGGTGCTGTTGACAGAAACGGTGAGCCAATTACAGctgaaaaaattcataaagtaGTCGTAGAAAAATTACAGCAGGATACAAGAATCACTGTTCTGGGCCATGTACAAAGAGGCGGCAATCCTTCAGCCTTTGATAGAGTTTTG GGCTGCCGGATGGGAGCTGAAGCTGTAATGGCTTTAATGGAGGCGGCACCCGAGACAGAAGCGTGGGTCGTAACGTTGGATGGTAACCAAGCAGTGAGATTACCACTCATGGAATGCGTTCGTCGTACGAAAGCTGTGGCGCAGGCTATGGCTAATAAAGATTGGGATCTTGCTGTGAAACTTCGAGGAAA ggGTTTTGAACGTAACTTGGAAACTTACAAGATGCTGACTCGTTTGAAAGCTCCGGATTTAGATCATACTGCAAAG GATCGCTATACAGTAGGAGTCATGCACATAGGATCACCGTCCTGCGGTATGAACGCAGCGGTTCGCTCTTTCGTGAGGAATTGTATCTATCGAGGTGATAAG GTATATGGTATCTGTGACGGAATCTTGGGTCTCCTGGCTGGTAGATTGAAATTGATGGAGTGGCCATCTGTCACCGGTTGGGTGGCGGAGGGTGGCGCGAAGTTGGGAACGAAGCGCACACCGCCCCAGGAAGATCAGTTACCCTTAATTGctcaaaaattgaaagagtTTGGAATACAGGCGCTACTCATCATAGGTGGATTCGAG ggTTATCAAACTGGTCTAACATTTTTCAAAGCGAGAGATAAATACGAGGAGTTCAGGATTCCTATTGCTATGATTCCTGCAACTATTAGCAACAATGTGCCAGGCACTGAATTTTCGTTGGGTTGTGATACAGCTTTGAATGAAATTACAGAA ATCTGCGATCGTATTCGACAATCGGCACAAGGTACCAAACGTCGTGTATTTGTCATCGAGACGATGGGTGGTTTTTGCGGATATTTAGCGACCGTCGCTGGACTAGCCGGCGGTGCCGACGCGGCTTATATCTACGAAGagaagtttaatattaaagatttgaaTCAAGATGTTATCGCAATGGCGGCGAAGATGTCGGAGGGTGTCGAGAGAGGCCTTATTATCAGGAATGAGAACGCCAATGAGAATTACAATacggaatttatttataggcTTTTTAGCGAAGAAGGAAAAGGTTTATTCAGTTGTAGAAGCAACATACTCG gaCACATGCAACAAGGTGGCTCGCCAACTCCCTTTGACCGTAACTTGGGAACAAAAATGGGTGCTAAGGCAGTTGAATGGTTTAGCGATCAGTTGAGAAAATGTACTAGCCCCGATGGCAAAACGGTTACTACAGCAGCTGATAGTGCGGTGATGCTTGGTATTATCAGACGTCAATATAGATTTACGCCGTTCACGGAGCTTATCGATGTTACGGATTTTGA acATCGTATTCCGACATATCAATGGTGGATGAAACTGCGTCCACTGCTGAAAGTATTGGCAAAGCACGAGTCGACTTACGAAGAGGAGGGTCTTTACATAACTGTTGAAGAGATGAACCAACAAAAGGATCCACCTCTTGTATGA
- the LOC126854216 gene encoding ATP-dependent 6-phosphofructokinase isoform X5, whose translation MDSSMERQESSSSPEQFCDFRWKIPIQTFKEYCDTIMAEEMPVQKFIKPGSHKGKSIAVFTSGGDSQGMNAAVRAAVRMGIYLGCRVYFIREGYQGMVDGGKNIEEATWSAVSCIIHKGGTVIGSARSDEFRERSGRRKAAKNLVNLNITNLVVIGGDGSLTGANLFKDEWPELLKELVASGDITVEQSEKNKQLHIVGMVGSIDNDFCGTDMTIGTDSALHRIIESIDAIASTAYSHQRTFIMEVMGRHCGYLALVTAICCEADYVFIPEWPPEQGWPNKLCKKLLQERLTGQRLNIIIVAEGAVDRNGEPITAEKIHKVVVEKLQQDTRITVLGHVQRGGNPSAFDRVLGCRMGAEAVMALMEAAPETEAWVVTLDGNQAVRLPLMECVRRTKAVAQAMANKDWDLAVKLRGKGFERNLETYKMLTRLKAPDLDHTAKDRYTVGVMHIGSPSCGMNAAVRSFVRNCIYRGDKVYGICDGILGLLAGRLKLMEWPSVTGWVAEGGAKLGTKRTPPQEDQLPLIAQKLKEFGIQALLIIGGFEGYQTGLTFFKARDKYEEFRIPIAMIPATISNNVPGTEFSLGCDTALNEITEICDRIRQSAQGTKRRVFVIETMGGFCGYLATVAGLAGGADAAYIYEEKFNIKDLNQDVIAMAAKMSEGVERGLIIRNENANENYNTEFIYRLFSEEGKGLFSCRSNILGHMQQGGSPTPFDRNLGTKMGAKAVEWFSDQLRKCTSPDGKTVTTAADSAVMLGIIRRQYRFTPFTELIDVTDFEHRIPTYQWWMKLRPLLKVLAKHESTYEEEGLYITVEEMNQQKDPPLV comes from the exons ATGGATTCTTCGATGGAGCGACAAGAATCTTCATCGTCCCCCGAGCAATTTTGTGATTTCCGATGGAAGATACCTATACAG acTTTTAAAGAATACTGCGATACAATCATGGCTGAAGAGATGCCAGttcaaaagtttataaaaccTGGGAGTCATAAGGGTAAAAGCATCGCCGTGTTCACCAGCGGTGGCGATTCTCAAG gAATGAATGCTGCTGTACGAGCGGCTGTAAGGATGGGTATTTATCTTGGATGCAGGGTGTACTTTATCAGAGAAGGCTATCAAGGTATGGTAGACGGCGGAAAGAACATCGAAGAAGCCACTTGGTCGGCCGTGTCTTGCATCATCCACAAG GGCGGCACAGTAATAGGCTCTGCTCGAAGTGACGAATTTAGAGAGCGTTCTGGTCGTCGAAAAGCCGCCAAGAACTTGGTGAACCTGAATATAACCAATCTAGTAGTGATCGGTGGAGACGGTTCTCTCACAGGTGCCAATCTCTTCAAGGATGAATGGCCCGAACTTCTAAAGGAACTTGTCGCGTCTG GAGATATAACTGTCGAACAGAGCGAGAAGAACAAGCAGTTACACATTGTCGGAATGGTAGGTTCCATCGATAATGATTTCTGCGGTACGGATATGACGATTGGTACTGATTCAGCGTTGCATCGTATCATTGAAAGCATAGACGCTATAGCTAGTACAGCTTACTCTCATCAGAGAACGTTTATAATGGAAGTTATGGGTCGTCATTGTGG TTATCTGGCTCTGGTGACAGCTATATGTTGCGAAGCTGATTATGTTTTCATCCCAGAATGGCCACCTGAGCAGGGGTGGCCCAACAAGctgtgcaaaaaattattgcag gaaaGACTCACTGGTCAACgacttaatattattattgtggcTGAAGGTGCTGTTGACAGAAACGGTGAGCCAATTACAGctgaaaaaattcataaagtaGTCGTAGAAAAATTACAGCAGGATACAAGAATCACTGTTCTGGGCCATGTACAAAGAGGCGGCAATCCTTCAGCCTTTGATAGAGTTTTG GGCTGCCGGATGGGAGCTGAAGCTGTAATGGCTTTAATGGAGGCGGCACCCGAGACAGAAGCGTGGGTCGTAACGTTGGATGGTAACCAAGCAGTGAGATTACCACTCATGGAATGCGTTCGTCGTACGAAAGCTGTGGCGCAGGCTATGGCTAATAAAGATTGGGATCTTGCTGTGAAACTTCGAGGAAA ggGTTTTGAACGTAACTTGGAAACTTACAAGATGCTGACTCGTTTGAAAGCTCCGGATTTAGATCATACTGCAAAG GATCGCTATACAGTAGGAGTCATGCACATAGGATCACCGTCCTGCGGTATGAACGCAGCGGTTCGCTCTTTCGTGAGGAATTGTATCTATCGAGGTGATAAG GTATATGGTATCTGTGACGGAATCTTGGGTCTCCTGGCTGGTAGATTGAAATTGATGGAGTGGCCATCTGTCACCGGTTGGGTGGCGGAGGGTGGCGCGAAGTTGGGAACGAAGCGCACACCGCCCCAGGAAGATCAGTTACCCTTAATTGctcaaaaattgaaagagtTTGGAATACAGGCGCTACTCATCATAGGTGGATTCGAG ggTTATCAAACTGGTCTAACATTTTTCAAAGCGAGAGATAAATACGAGGAGTTCAGGATTCCTATTGCTATGATTCCTGCAACTATTAGCAACAATGTGCCAGGCACTGAATTTTCGTTGGGTTGTGATACAGCTTTGAATGAAATTACAGAA ATCTGCGATCGTATTCGACAATCGGCACAAGGTACCAAACGTCGTGTATTTGTCATCGAGACGATGGGTGGTTTTTGCGGATATTTAGCGACCGTCGCTGGACTAGCCGGCGGTGCCGACGCGGCTTATATCTACGAAGagaagtttaatattaaagatttgaaTCAAGATGTTATCGCAATGGCGGCGAAGATGTCGGAGGGTGTCGAGAGAGGCCTTATTATCAGGAATGAGAACGCCAATGAGAATTACAATacggaatttatttataggcTTTTTAGCGAAGAAGGAAAAGGTTTATTCAGTTGTAGAAGCAACATACTCG gaCACATGCAACAAGGTGGCTCGCCAACTCCCTTTGACCGTAACTTGGGAACAAAAATGGGTGCTAAGGCAGTTGAATGGTTTAGCGATCAGTTGAGAAAATGTACTAGCCCCGATGGCAAAACGGTTACTACAGCAGCTGATAGTGCGGTGATGCTTGGTATTATCAGACGTCAATATAGATTTACGCCGTTCACGGAGCTTATCGATGTTACGGATTTTGA acATCGTATTCCGACATATCAATGGTGGATGAAACTGCGTCCACTGCTGAAAGTATTGGCAAAGCACGAGTCGACTTACGAAGAGGAGGGTCTTTACATAACTGTTGAAGAGATGAACCAACAAAAGGATCCACCTCTTGTATGA
- the LOC126854216 gene encoding ATP-dependent 6-phosphofructokinase isoform X2 yields the protein MDSSMERQESSSSPEQFCDFRWKIPIQTFKEYCDTIMAEEMPVQKFIKPGSHKGKSIAVFTSGGDSQGMNAAVRAAVRMGIYLGCRVYFIREGYQGMVDGGKNIEEATWSAVSCIIHKGGTVIGSARSDEFRERSGRRKAAKNLVNLNITNLVVIGGDGSLTGANLFKDEWPELLKELVASGDITVEQSEKNKQLHIVGMVGSIDNDFCGTDMTIGTDSALHRIIESIDAIASTAYSHQRTFIMEVMGRHCGYLALVTAICCEADYVFIPEWPPEQGWPNKLCKKLLQERLTGQRLNIIIVAEGAVDRNGEPITAEKIHKVVVEKLQQDTRITVLGHVQRGGNPSAFDRVLGCRMGAEAVMALMEAAPETEAWVVTLDGNQAVRLPLMECVRRTKAVAQAMANKDWDLAVKLRGKGFERNLETYKMLTRLKAPDLDHTAKEINGRTLTKQYTLCGQDRYTVGVMHIGSPSCGMNAAVRSFVRNCIYRGDKVYGICDGILGLLAGRLKLMEWPSVTGWVAEGGAKLGTKRTPPQEDQLPLIAQKLKEFGIQALLIIGGFEGYQTGLTFFKARDKYEEFRIPIAMIPATISNNVPGTEFSLGCDTALNEITEICDRIRQSAQGTKRRVFVIETMGGFCGYLATVAGLAGGADAAYIYEEKFNIKDLNQDVIAMAAKMSEGVERGLIIRNENANENYNTEFIYRLFSEEGKGLFSCRSNILGHMQQGGSPTPFDRNLGTKMGAKAVEWFSDQLRKCTSPDGKTVTTAADSAVMLGIIRRQYRFTPFTELIDVTDFEHRIPTYQWWMKLRPLLKVLAKHESTYEEEGLYITVEEMNQQKDPPLV from the exons ATGGATTCTTCGATGGAGCGACAAGAATCTTCATCGTCCCCCGAGCAATTTTGTGATTTCCGATGGAAGATACCTATACAG acTTTTAAAGAATACTGCGATACAATCATGGCTGAAGAGATGCCAGttcaaaagtttataaaaccTGGGAGTCATAAGGGTAAAAGCATCGCCGTGTTCACCAGCGGTGGCGATTCTCAAG gAATGAATGCTGCTGTACGAGCGGCTGTAAGGATGGGTATTTATCTTGGATGCAGGGTGTACTTTATCAGAGAAGGCTATCAAGGTATGGTAGACGGCGGAAAGAACATCGAAGAAGCCACTTGGTCGGCCGTGTCTTGCATCATCCACAAG GGCGGCACAGTAATAGGCTCTGCTCGAAGTGACGAATTTAGAGAGCGTTCTGGTCGTCGAAAAGCCGCCAAGAACTTGGTGAACCTGAATATAACCAATCTAGTAGTGATCGGTGGAGACGGTTCTCTCACAGGTGCCAATCTCTTCAAGGATGAATGGCCCGAACTTCTAAAGGAACTTGTCGCGTCTG GAGATATAACTGTCGAACAGAGCGAGAAGAACAAGCAGTTACACATTGTCGGAATGGTAGGTTCCATCGATAATGATTTCTGCGGTACGGATATGACGATTGGTACTGATTCAGCGTTGCATCGTATCATTGAAAGCATAGACGCTATAGCTAGTACAGCTTACTCTCATCAGAGAACGTTTATAATGGAAGTTATGGGTCGTCATTGTGG TTATCTGGCTCTGGTGACAGCTATATGTTGCGAAGCTGATTATGTTTTCATCCCAGAATGGCCACCTGAGCAGGGGTGGCCCAACAAGctgtgcaaaaaattattgcag gaaaGACTCACTGGTCAACgacttaatattattattgtggcTGAAGGTGCTGTTGACAGAAACGGTGAGCCAATTACAGctgaaaaaattcataaagtaGTCGTAGAAAAATTACAGCAGGATACAAGAATCACTGTTCTGGGCCATGTACAAAGAGGCGGCAATCCTTCAGCCTTTGATAGAGTTTTG GGCTGCCGGATGGGAGCTGAAGCTGTAATGGCTTTAATGGAGGCGGCACCCGAGACAGAAGCGTGGGTCGTAACGTTGGATGGTAACCAAGCAGTGAGATTACCACTCATGGAATGCGTTCGTCGTACGAAAGCTGTGGCGCAGGCTATGGCTAATAAAGATTGGGATCTTGCTGTGAAACTTCGAGGAAA ggGTTTTGAACGTAACTTGGAAACTTACAAGATGCTGACTCGTTTGAAAGCTCCGGATTTAGATCATACTGCAAAG GAAATTAATGGCCGCACATTAACGAAG CAATACACTTTATGTGGACAA GATCGCTATACAGTAGGAGTCATGCACATAGGATCACCGTCCTGCGGTATGAACGCAGCGGTTCGCTCTTTCGTGAGGAATTGTATCTATCGAGGTGATAAG GTATATGGTATCTGTGACGGAATCTTGGGTCTCCTGGCTGGTAGATTGAAATTGATGGAGTGGCCATCTGTCACCGGTTGGGTGGCGGAGGGTGGCGCGAAGTTGGGAACGAAGCGCACACCGCCCCAGGAAGATCAGTTACCCTTAATTGctcaaaaattgaaagagtTTGGAATACAGGCGCTACTCATCATAGGTGGATTCGAG ggTTATCAAACTGGTCTAACATTTTTCAAAGCGAGAGATAAATACGAGGAGTTCAGGATTCCTATTGCTATGATTCCTGCAACTATTAGCAACAATGTGCCAGGCACTGAATTTTCGTTGGGTTGTGATACAGCTTTGAATGAAATTACAGAA ATCTGCGATCGTATTCGACAATCGGCACAAGGTACCAAACGTCGTGTATTTGTCATCGAGACGATGGGTGGTTTTTGCGGATATTTAGCGACCGTCGCTGGACTAGCCGGCGGTGCCGACGCGGCTTATATCTACGAAGagaagtttaatattaaagatttgaaTCAAGATGTTATCGCAATGGCGGCGAAGATGTCGGAGGGTGTCGAGAGAGGCCTTATTATCAGGAATGAGAACGCCAATGAGAATTACAATacggaatttatttataggcTTTTTAGCGAAGAAGGAAAAGGTTTATTCAGTTGTAGAAGCAACATACTCG gaCACATGCAACAAGGTGGCTCGCCAACTCCCTTTGACCGTAACTTGGGAACAAAAATGGGTGCTAAGGCAGTTGAATGGTTTAGCGATCAGTTGAGAAAATGTACTAGCCCCGATGGCAAAACGGTTACTACAGCAGCTGATAGTGCGGTGATGCTTGGTATTATCAGACGTCAATATAGATTTACGCCGTTCACGGAGCTTATCGATGTTACGGATTTTGA acATCGTATTCCGACATATCAATGGTGGATGAAACTGCGTCCACTGCTGAAAGTATTGGCAAAGCACGAGTCGACTTACGAAGAGGAGGGTCTTTACATAACTGTTGAAGAGATGAACCAACAAAAGGATCCACCTCTTGTATGA